The Shewanella sp. MTB7 genome includes a window with the following:
- the ppsA gene encoding phosphoenolpyruvate synthase, which produces MQQYVLWYQELSMGDVNKVGGKNASLGEMISNLSNAGVQVPGGFATTSYAFNEFLEQSGLNQKIYDTLDVLDVDDVKALATAGAQIRQWVIDTPFHNEFEQVVRDSYDKLSSETKDASFAVRSSATAEDMPDASFAGQQETFLNVKGYESVLVAIKHVFASLFNDRAISYRVHQGYDHKGVALSAGVQRMVRSDTAASGVMFTMDTESGNNDVVFITSSFGLGEMVVQGAVNPDEFYVHKPSLTAGYKAVVRRNIGSKLIQMVYSSDLEHGKQVKIEDVPAALRRQFSINDDEVMELAKQAMIIEKHYGRPMDIEWAKDGNDGKLYIVQARPETVRSREDVQLIERYHLKSKSDVICEGRAIGHKIGSGVAKVLSSIADMDQIKEGDVLVTDMTDPDWEPIMKRASAIVTNRGGRTCHAAIIARELGVPAVVGCGDVTERIKNGQQVTVSCAEGDTGFIYEGIQGFDVLRSRVDSMPELSMKIMMNVGNPDRAFDFARLPNEGVGLARLEFIINRMIGIHPKALLEFDKQDAALQAEIHEMIAGYDSPVEFYVARLVEGMATIASAFHPKKVIIRMSDFKSNEYANLVGGDKYEPEEENPMLGFRGASRYISESFRDCFALECEAIKRVRNDMGLTNVEVMIPFVRTVDEAKQVIELLKEQGLERGKDGLRVIMMCELPSNALLAEQFLEHFDGFSIGSNDLTQLTLGLDRDSGIISHLFDERNDAVKALLAMAIKAAKAKGAYVGICGQGPSDHPDFAAWLVEQGIDSVSLNPDTVIDTWLYLGKQDA; this is translated from the coding sequence ATGGGTGACGTCAACAAGGTCGGCGGTAAAAACGCTTCTCTTGGAGAGATGATTAGCAACTTATCTAACGCAGGTGTTCAAGTGCCTGGCGGTTTTGCAACCACCTCTTACGCGTTCAATGAATTTCTTGAACAAAGTGGACTTAACCAGAAGATATACGACACGCTAGATGTGTTAGACGTAGATGACGTGAAAGCACTCGCTACAGCCGGTGCACAGATCAGACAATGGGTTATCGATACCCCGTTCCATAATGAGTTTGAGCAAGTTGTTCGTGACTCATACGATAAGCTCTCCTCAGAAACTAAAGATGCCTCATTTGCGGTTCGTTCATCTGCGACTGCTGAAGATATGCCCGACGCATCATTCGCTGGCCAACAAGAAACATTCCTGAACGTGAAAGGTTATGAATCTGTTTTGGTTGCGATTAAGCATGTTTTTGCTTCTTTGTTTAATGATAGAGCTATCTCTTACCGTGTTCACCAAGGATATGATCATAAAGGTGTCGCCTTATCTGCCGGAGTTCAGCGCATGGTTCGCTCTGACACTGCAGCTTCTGGCGTGATGTTCACCATGGATACTGAATCTGGCAACAATGATGTGGTATTTATTACCTCTTCATTCGGTTTGGGTGAAATGGTTGTTCAAGGTGCTGTTAACCCTGATGAATTTTATGTTCATAAGCCTAGTTTAACGGCTGGCTATAAAGCGGTTGTTCGCCGTAATATTGGCAGTAAGTTGATTCAGATGGTTTATTCAAGCGATCTTGAACATGGTAAACAGGTTAAAATTGAAGATGTTCCCGCCGCTCTACGTCGTCAGTTTTCAATCAATGACGATGAAGTGATGGAGCTCGCTAAGCAAGCGATGATCATCGAGAAGCACTACGGTCGTCCTATGGATATCGAGTGGGCTAAAGATGGTAATGATGGCAAGCTTTATATCGTACAGGCGCGCCCTGAGACAGTTCGTTCTCGCGAAGATGTGCAGTTGATTGAACGCTACCACCTTAAGAGTAAGAGCGACGTTATCTGTGAAGGCCGTGCCATCGGCCACAAAATCGGTAGTGGTGTAGCTAAAGTGTTATCGTCAATTGCAGACATGGATCAAATCAAAGAAGGTGATGTGCTTGTTACCGACATGACCGATCCTGACTGGGAGCCTATCATGAAGCGCGCCAGCGCGATTGTGACTAACCGAGGTGGACGTACCTGTCATGCGGCAATTATCGCACGTGAACTCGGTGTTCCAGCGGTAGTTGGTTGTGGTGATGTGACTGAGCGTATCAAGAATGGTCAACAAGTGACGGTTTCTTGTGCCGAAGGTGATACGGGTTTCATCTACGAAGGTATTCAAGGCTTTGATGTGCTTCGTTCTCGCGTCGATTCAATGCCTGAATTGTCGATGAAGATCATGATGAACGTCGGTAACCCTGACAGAGCATTCGATTTTGCTCGCCTTCCTAATGAAGGGGTTGGTCTAGCGCGTCTTGAGTTCATCATTAACCGTATGATCGGTATTCACCCTAAAGCGTTACTTGAATTTGATAAGCAAGATGCTGCGCTTCAGGCTGAAATACATGAGATGATCGCCGGTTACGACTCTCCAGTTGAGTTCTATGTCGCTCGTCTGGTTGAAGGTATGGCGACAATCGCTTCAGCCTTCCACCCAAAGAAAGTGATTATTCGTATGTCTGACTTTAAGTCAAACGAATACGCCAACTTGGTCGGTGGTGATAAGTACGAACCAGAAGAAGAGAACCCTATGTTGGGTTTCCGTGGTGCAAGCCGTTATATCTCTGAATCGTTCCGTGATTGTTTCGCTCTTGAGTGTGAAGCGATTAAGCGCGTTCGTAATGATATGGGGTTAACGAATGTTGAAGTGATGATCCCATTCGTACGTACGGTTGATGAAGCGAAACAAGTCATTGAGCTGCTAAAAGAGCAAGGTTTAGAACGTGGTAAAGATGGTCTACGCGTCATTATGATGTGTGAACTTCCTTCGAACGCACTGCTTGCTGAACAGTTCCTTGAACATTTCGATGGTTTCTCTATCGGTTCAAACGATTTAACTCAGCTGACATTAGGTCTAGATCGCGATTCTGGCATCATCAGTCACTTGTTTGATGAACGCAATGACGCAGTCAAGGCGCTATTGGCCATGG